One genomic segment of Scomber japonicus isolate fScoJap1 chromosome 23, fScoJap1.pri, whole genome shotgun sequence includes these proteins:
- the apaf1 gene encoding apoptotic protease-activating factor 1 isoform X1: MALEEGARSCLLRFRNKLEQDIKPSYLMDHMISDDVLTVDEEEKIKIQPTRKDQAAALLELLLRKDNRAYISFYNALIKEAYDDLANLLHDNLPHITPEAFKSNSDAFTSHVQTVLSEGGVPQRPVVFVSRPEMVNQIRDKLYRLQKEPGWITVFGMAGSGKSILAAESVRHHGLIEECFPGGIHWLSIGQLDKPDLLVKIQSLCFRLEQSLDAQSLHRPPNSLDEAKERLRFLMLRRYPRSLLILDDVWESTVLKVFDVQCRILLTTRNRSLTDSVSGVKYGVEVESGMDENKGLEILALYTNIKPQGLPEEARSIVRECKGSPLVVSLIGALLKEKPNRWRYYLCQLQQKQFKRIRKSSSYDYEALDQAMAASIEVLPDEHQELYKDLTVIEKDIKVPAKVLSILWDLEPEEVEDILEEFVNKSLLFMDSNHKPYLYYLHDLQLDFLEEKNRTQLESLHTKVVRQYQQHYRDGPPTSGDDECLYWIRFLTYHMAKGNLSQELNSLMFSLDWIRIKAQIMGPAHLINDYVEYGPILDKENSEVRSQFQEFLSLNGHQLEQRPFPDVVQLALSQPHTSEVYRQALQQAQERASTGKLYFDWLNKSSLESLSRLVIHPHQGSIYSACFSHDGAKIASCGASKTLKVFKSTSGEKLTEIQAHDEEVLCCAFSPDDHLLATCSSDRKVKVWNVARAMLLRVFDVEHEEQVNHCEFTNTSRRLLLATCSNDKCLNVKLWNLNKPSSQNTMFGHFEPVNHCCFSPDDAFLSTSSNDGTVKLFDASSANEWKTIDVRSMFTDNDEEVFVKCSTWTADGKRIICAARNAALVFDVETSDMLLEIRTNRLSTVQYCQACPTSNLLAIAFSNYAVELWDLEANKKMADLSGHLSWVHRVQFSPDGSQLLSCSDDQTVRLWETNKVHTSSAVCLKRDSDVLFIDEQIIVSAADNCNRLQVRDGRTDSVLFQSEEKPSRIRCTCMCRQPSAVVLGQEDGTVQVLEVPSGKILATLLGHTKTVLHCQFSQNGQTLITSSEDTTIRVWRWQSGECKVLKGHKEQVRCFSLLSTSPADTRLLSWSFDGTIKVWDVESGEKLQDTEAHRGAILSCHVSPDGCLFATTSADKTAKIWGCDSWQCVHTLSGHQDCVRSCRFSWDSRRLATGDDNGEIRLWSVKDGILLKICSRDGKDGMDSLHGGWVTDLHFSPDNSLLVSTGGYIKWWDVERGEALQTFYPSGCALKRIHVSPDFSTFVTIDNIGILYILQRVV, encoded by the exons ATGGCGCTGGAGGAAGGGGCACGGAGCTGTCTGTTGCGCTTTCGCAACAAACTAGAGCAGGACATCAAGCCCTCTTACCTGATGGATCATATGATCAGTGATGATGTGCTGACAGTGGATGAGGAAGAGAAGATCAAGATCCAG ccCACCAGGAAAGATCAGGCTGCGGCCCTGCTGGAGCTGCTACTGAGGAAGGACAACCGTGCCTATATCTCCTTCTACAACGCCCTGATCAAGGAGGCATACGATGATTTAGCCAATCTGCTTCACGATAATCTGCCTCACATCACACCTGAAGCATTTAAGAGTAACTCTGATGCCTTCACATCCCATG TCCAGACGGTGCTAAGTGAGGGCGGTGTACCCCAGAGGCCTGTTGTATTTGTCAGCAGACCGGAGATGGTGAACCAGATCAGGGACAAACTCTACCGGCTCCAGAAGGAACCTGGCTGGATCACTGTTTTCGGCATGGCTGGCTCAGGCAAATCTATCCTGGCTGCTGAGTCTGTCAGACACCACGGACTTATTGAAG AGTGCTTTCCCGGAGGCATCCACTGGCTGTCCATTGGCCAGCTGGACAAACCCGACCTGCTGGTGAAGATCCAGTCATTGTGCTTCCGTCTGGAGCAGAGCCTGGATGCCCAGTCCCTCCACCGGCCCCCCAACTCTTTGGACGAGGCCAAGGAACGCCTACGCTTCCTCATGCTGCGCAGATATCCGAG ATCTCTGCTGATTCTTGATGACGTCTGGGAGAGCACAGTGCTAAAGGTGTTTGATGTCCAGTGTCGGATACTTCTCACCACCAGAAATAGAAGCCTTACTGATTCAGTTAGTG gtGTTAAATATGGGGTGGAAGTGGAGAGTGGTATGGATGAAAACAAAGGACTGGAGATCCTCGCTCTGTACACTAATATTAAACCCCAGGGGCTACCTGAGGAGGCTCGCAGCATTGTCAGAGAATGTAAAG GCTCCCCTCTTGTGGTGTCCCTTATCGGGGCTTTACTCAAAGAGAAGCCCAACCGTTGGCGTTACTATCTctgccagctgcagcagaaacagtTCAAACGTATAAGGAAATCGTCCTCTTATGACTACGAGGCCCTGGACCAGGCCATGGCTGCAAGCATTGAGGTTCTACCTGATGAACATCAAGAACTATATAAGGACCTCACTGTGATAGAGAAGGACATCAAAGTCCCTGCTAAG GTGCTGTCTATCCTGTGGGACCTGGAACCAGAGGAAGTCGAGGACATTCTCGAAGAGTTTGTCAACAAGTCTCTGCTTTTTATGGACAGTAACCACAAACCTTACCTGTACTACCTCCATGACCTCCAGCTGGACTTCCTAGAAGAGAAGAATCGCACCCAGTTAGAG AGCCTTCACACTAAGGTGGTGCGTCAGTACCAGCAGCACTACAGAGATGGTCCTCCCACTTCAGGAGATGATGAATGTCTCTACTGGATCCGATTCTTGACTTACCACATGGCCAAAGGCAACCTCtcccag gAGCTTAATTCCCTCATGTTTTCTCTGGACTGGATCCGCATAAAAGCCCAAATAATGGGTCCAGCTCACCTCATCAATGACTATGTGGAGTATGGACCCATTCTGGACAAAGAG AACAGTGAAGTACGCAGTCAGTTCCAGGAGTTTCTGTCTCTGAACGGCCACCAATTGGAGCAACGCCCCTTCCCTGACGTGGTGCAGCTTGCTCTGTCTCAACCACACACCTCTGAGGTCTACCGACAGGCTCTGCAGCAGGCACAGGAGCGGGCCAGTACCGGGAAGCTCTACTTTGACTGGCT GAATAAGAGCAGTTTAGAGAGCCTGTCCCGTCTGGTGATCCACCCCCACCAGGGTTCCATCTATTCTGCCTGCTTCTCCCACGATGGAGCCAAGATCGCCTCCTGTGGAGCCAGCAAGACTCTCAAG GTATTTAAAAGCACCTCGGGTGAGAAGCTCACGGAAATCCAGGCCCATGATGAAGAGGTGCTCTGTTGTGCCTTTTCCCCTGACGACCATCTTCTAGCAACCTGCTCCAGTGACAGGAAAGTAAAG GTGTGGAATGTGGCACGAGCCATGCTGCTGAGGGTCTTTGATGTGGAGCATGAGGAGCAGGTCAACCACTGCGAGTTCACCAACACATCACGACGCCTCCTACTGGCCACCTGCTCAAACGACAAGTGCCTGAatgtgaag TTGTGGAACCTCAACAAGCCATCCTCACAGAACACCATGTTTGGCCACTTTGAGCCAGTCAACCACTGCTGTTTCTCCCCTGACGACGCCTTTCTGTCCACCTCCTCCAATGACGGTACCGTTAAG CTGTTTGACGCGTCGTCCGCCAATGAGTGGAAGACAATCGACGTGAGGAGCATGTTCACGGATAATGATGAGGAAGTCTTCGTCAAGTGCAGCACCTGGACTGCTGACGGCAAACGCATCATATGTGCTGCGAGGAACGCCGCTTTG GTATTTGACGTGGAGACATCAGACATGTTGTTAGAGATCAGGACCAATCGTCTGAGCACGGTGCAATACTGTCAAGCCTGTCCGACCAGTAACCTGCTGGCCATCGCCTTCTCAAACTACGCTGTGGAG ctgTGGGACTTAGAGGCCAATAAGAAGATGGCTGACCTCAGTGGTCACCTGAGTTGGGTCCACCGTGTCCAGTTCTCTCCTGACGGCTCACAGCTGCTCTCCTGCTCTGATGACCAGACTGTCAGG CTATGGGAGACTAATAAGGTGCACACCTCCTCAGCCGTCTGCCTGAAGAGAGACTCTGATGTTCTCTTCATTGATGAACAAATCATAGTGTCGGCTGCAGACAACTGCAACAGACTGCAG gTGCGTGATGGCAGAACTGATTCAGTACTGTTCCAGTCAGAGGAGAAGCCATCCAGGATCCGGTGTACTTGCATGTGCAGACAGCCCTCTGCTGTGGTCCTGGGCCAAGAGGACGGCACTGTACAG gTGTTGGAGGTGCCATCTGGGAAGATCCTAGCCACTCTGCTGGGACACACCAAGACGGTGCTGCATTGCCAGTTTAGTCAGAATGGCCAAACACTCATCACATCTTCAGAGGACACCACCATAAGG GTGTGGAGGTGGCAGTCAGGGGAGTGTAAAGTCCTGAAGGGTCACAAGGAGCAGGTcagatgcttctctctgctctccactTCACCTGCTGATACAAGACTGCTGTCCTGGTCCTTCGATGGCACCATCAAG GTGTGGGATGTGGAAAGCGGAGAGAAGCTGCAGGACACCGAGGCTCACCGAGGCGCCATCCTGTCATGTCATGTCTCGCCAGACGGATGCCTCTTCGCCACCACCTCTGCTGACAAGACTGCTAAG ATATGGGGCTGTGACTCCTGGCAGTGCGTCCACACTCTGAGCGGCCACCAAGACTGTGTCCGAAGCTGCCGATTCTCATGGGACAGCCGACGCCTCGCAACAGGCGATGACAACGGAGAGATCCGG CTCTGGAGTGTCAAGGATGGCATTTTGCTGAAGATTTGTTCGCGGGACGGTAAAGATGGCATGGACTCCCTACACGGAGGCTGGGTGACCGACCTGCACTTCTCCCCAGATAACTCTCTCCTGGTCTCCACTGGGGGTTACATCAAG
- the apaf1 gene encoding apoptotic protease-activating factor 1 isoform X2, whose protein sequence is MALEEGARSCLLRFRNKLEQDIKPSYLMDHMISDDVLTVDEEEKIKIQPTRKDQAAALLELLLRKDNRAYISFYNALIKEAYDDLANLLHDNLPHITPEAFKSNSDAFTSHVQTVLSEGGVPQRPVVFVSRPEMVNQIRDKLYRLQKEPGWITVFGMAGSGKSILAAESVRHHGLIEECFPGGIHWLSIGQLDKPDLLVKIQSLCFRLEQSLDAQSLHRPPNSLDEAKERLRFLMLRRYPRSLLILDDVWESTVLKVFDVQCRILLTTRNRSLTDSVSGVKYGVEVESGMDENKGLEILALYTNIKPQGLPEEARSIVRECKGSPLVVSLIGALLKEKPNRWRYYLCQLQQKQFKRIRKSSSYDYEALDQAMAASIEVLPDEHQELYKDLTVIEKDIKVPAKVLSILWDLEPEEVEDILEEFVNKSLLFMDSNHKPYLYYLHDLQLDFLEEKNRTQLESLHTKVVRQYQQHYRDGPPTSGDDECLYWIRFLTYHMAKGNLSQELNSLMFSLDWIRIKAQIMGPAHLINDYVEYGPILDKENSEVRSQFQEFLSLNGHQLEQRPFPDVVQLALSQPHTSEVYRQALQQAQERASTGKLYFDWLNKSSLESLSRLVIHPHQGSIYSACFSHDGAKIASCGASKTLKVFKSTSGEKLTEIQAHDEEVLCCAFSPDDHLLATCSSDRKVKVWNVARAMLLRVFDVEHEEQVNHCEFTNTSRRLLLATCSNDKCLNVKLWNLNKPSSQNTMFGHFEPVNHCCFSPDDAFLSTSSNDGTVKLFDASSANEWKTIDVRSMFTDNDEEVFVKCSTWTADGKRIICAARNAALVFDVETSDMLLEIRTNRLSTVQYCQACPTSNLLAIAFSNYAVELWDLEANKKMADLSGHLSWVHRVQFSPDGSQLLSCSDDQTVRLWETNKVHTSSAVCLKRDSDVLFIDEQIIVSAADNCNRLQVRDGRTDSVLFQSEEKPSRIRCTCMCRQPSAVVLGQEDGTVQQLEHHHISTV, encoded by the exons ATGGCGCTGGAGGAAGGGGCACGGAGCTGTCTGTTGCGCTTTCGCAACAAACTAGAGCAGGACATCAAGCCCTCTTACCTGATGGATCATATGATCAGTGATGATGTGCTGACAGTGGATGAGGAAGAGAAGATCAAGATCCAG ccCACCAGGAAAGATCAGGCTGCGGCCCTGCTGGAGCTGCTACTGAGGAAGGACAACCGTGCCTATATCTCCTTCTACAACGCCCTGATCAAGGAGGCATACGATGATTTAGCCAATCTGCTTCACGATAATCTGCCTCACATCACACCTGAAGCATTTAAGAGTAACTCTGATGCCTTCACATCCCATG TCCAGACGGTGCTAAGTGAGGGCGGTGTACCCCAGAGGCCTGTTGTATTTGTCAGCAGACCGGAGATGGTGAACCAGATCAGGGACAAACTCTACCGGCTCCAGAAGGAACCTGGCTGGATCACTGTTTTCGGCATGGCTGGCTCAGGCAAATCTATCCTGGCTGCTGAGTCTGTCAGACACCACGGACTTATTGAAG AGTGCTTTCCCGGAGGCATCCACTGGCTGTCCATTGGCCAGCTGGACAAACCCGACCTGCTGGTGAAGATCCAGTCATTGTGCTTCCGTCTGGAGCAGAGCCTGGATGCCCAGTCCCTCCACCGGCCCCCCAACTCTTTGGACGAGGCCAAGGAACGCCTACGCTTCCTCATGCTGCGCAGATATCCGAG ATCTCTGCTGATTCTTGATGACGTCTGGGAGAGCACAGTGCTAAAGGTGTTTGATGTCCAGTGTCGGATACTTCTCACCACCAGAAATAGAAGCCTTACTGATTCAGTTAGTG gtGTTAAATATGGGGTGGAAGTGGAGAGTGGTATGGATGAAAACAAAGGACTGGAGATCCTCGCTCTGTACACTAATATTAAACCCCAGGGGCTACCTGAGGAGGCTCGCAGCATTGTCAGAGAATGTAAAG GCTCCCCTCTTGTGGTGTCCCTTATCGGGGCTTTACTCAAAGAGAAGCCCAACCGTTGGCGTTACTATCTctgccagctgcagcagaaacagtTCAAACGTATAAGGAAATCGTCCTCTTATGACTACGAGGCCCTGGACCAGGCCATGGCTGCAAGCATTGAGGTTCTACCTGATGAACATCAAGAACTATATAAGGACCTCACTGTGATAGAGAAGGACATCAAAGTCCCTGCTAAG GTGCTGTCTATCCTGTGGGACCTGGAACCAGAGGAAGTCGAGGACATTCTCGAAGAGTTTGTCAACAAGTCTCTGCTTTTTATGGACAGTAACCACAAACCTTACCTGTACTACCTCCATGACCTCCAGCTGGACTTCCTAGAAGAGAAGAATCGCACCCAGTTAGAG AGCCTTCACACTAAGGTGGTGCGTCAGTACCAGCAGCACTACAGAGATGGTCCTCCCACTTCAGGAGATGATGAATGTCTCTACTGGATCCGATTCTTGACTTACCACATGGCCAAAGGCAACCTCtcccag gAGCTTAATTCCCTCATGTTTTCTCTGGACTGGATCCGCATAAAAGCCCAAATAATGGGTCCAGCTCACCTCATCAATGACTATGTGGAGTATGGACCCATTCTGGACAAAGAG AACAGTGAAGTACGCAGTCAGTTCCAGGAGTTTCTGTCTCTGAACGGCCACCAATTGGAGCAACGCCCCTTCCCTGACGTGGTGCAGCTTGCTCTGTCTCAACCACACACCTCTGAGGTCTACCGACAGGCTCTGCAGCAGGCACAGGAGCGGGCCAGTACCGGGAAGCTCTACTTTGACTGGCT GAATAAGAGCAGTTTAGAGAGCCTGTCCCGTCTGGTGATCCACCCCCACCAGGGTTCCATCTATTCTGCCTGCTTCTCCCACGATGGAGCCAAGATCGCCTCCTGTGGAGCCAGCAAGACTCTCAAG GTATTTAAAAGCACCTCGGGTGAGAAGCTCACGGAAATCCAGGCCCATGATGAAGAGGTGCTCTGTTGTGCCTTTTCCCCTGACGACCATCTTCTAGCAACCTGCTCCAGTGACAGGAAAGTAAAG GTGTGGAATGTGGCACGAGCCATGCTGCTGAGGGTCTTTGATGTGGAGCATGAGGAGCAGGTCAACCACTGCGAGTTCACCAACACATCACGACGCCTCCTACTGGCCACCTGCTCAAACGACAAGTGCCTGAatgtgaag TTGTGGAACCTCAACAAGCCATCCTCACAGAACACCATGTTTGGCCACTTTGAGCCAGTCAACCACTGCTGTTTCTCCCCTGACGACGCCTTTCTGTCCACCTCCTCCAATGACGGTACCGTTAAG CTGTTTGACGCGTCGTCCGCCAATGAGTGGAAGACAATCGACGTGAGGAGCATGTTCACGGATAATGATGAGGAAGTCTTCGTCAAGTGCAGCACCTGGACTGCTGACGGCAAACGCATCATATGTGCTGCGAGGAACGCCGCTTTG GTATTTGACGTGGAGACATCAGACATGTTGTTAGAGATCAGGACCAATCGTCTGAGCACGGTGCAATACTGTCAAGCCTGTCCGACCAGTAACCTGCTGGCCATCGCCTTCTCAAACTACGCTGTGGAG ctgTGGGACTTAGAGGCCAATAAGAAGATGGCTGACCTCAGTGGTCACCTGAGTTGGGTCCACCGTGTCCAGTTCTCTCCTGACGGCTCACAGCTGCTCTCCTGCTCTGATGACCAGACTGTCAGG CTATGGGAGACTAATAAGGTGCACACCTCCTCAGCCGTCTGCCTGAAGAGAGACTCTGATGTTCTCTTCATTGATGAACAAATCATAGTGTCGGCTGCAGACAACTGCAACAGACTGCAG gTGCGTGATGGCAGAACTGATTCAGTACTGTTCCAGTCAGAGGAGAAGCCATCCAGGATCCGGTGTACTTGCATGTGCAGACAGCCCTCTGCTGTGGTCCTGGGCCAAGAGGACGGCACTGTACAG CAACTTGAACACCATCACATTTCAACAGTCTGA
- the tcp11l2 gene encoding T-complex protein 11-like protein 2 — MPLNNERPVSTSSGEDQGSDVESSSERCDSMTSTSDLDCSRESFTSDCSSKHCTPSSSPPKTITLDEVMDSARDLVNLSFAHEIIVNHKFHLEPDSPPQNSLWKMVRENVHKAFWDILESELNDDPPEYGQAIRLLEEIREILLSFLNPGANRMRTQIMEVLDMDLIRQQADNDAVDIQGLASYIITTMGKMCAPVRDEEIKKLRDRSDNIATMFREIFRVMDLMKADMVNFTIDNLRPVLQKQSVEYEREKFQRILEKTPGALDHTTAWIKSSLDELLSATIPTQQTNGQGKGQRAMPGPFQVLNVAFLHILTWDYDKSPLPETLMTDETRLREIQWQLQRCQAVNEVLLIVYSTIGGPIQGLSSLSDRLKRMTSVLLDGMHSPHFKMEEALEGVSAQICCELNKSLTERNYPTLTPALQATLTGQICSITQKDNPIRTLVEDRVQQYFMALICDPKPQAKLEQVPAGLTAIKPELALMGSKFISMVNYNKTVYGPFYADIIRKLMFSSSPPATNPPQDTAQDSVTTS; from the exons ATGCCTCTTAACAATGAGCGACCCGTCTCCACGTCCAGCGGTGAAGATCAAGGCAGTGATGTAGAATCATCATCGGAGCGCTGCGACAGCATGACCTCGACCAGTGACCTGGACTGCTCCCGTGAAAGCTTCACTAGCGACTGCTCTAGCAAGCATTGCACACCCTCGT CGAGCCCACCCAAAACCATAACCCTGGACGAAGTCATGGACTCTGCCAGAGACCTCGTCAATCTCAGCTTTGCCCATGAGATCATCGTGAATCACAAGTTTCACCTGGAGCCAGACAGCCCACCACAGAACAG tttatgGAAGATGGTTAGAGAAAATGTCCACAAGGCGTTCTGGGACATCCTGGAGTCTGAGCTGAATGATGACCCACCAGAGTACGGGCAAGCCATCAGACTATTGGAAGAAATCAGAGAG ATCTTACTGTCATTCCTTAACCCGGGTGCCAATCGGATGAGGACCCAGATCATGGAGGTGCTGGACATGGACCTTATTCGTCAGCAGGCTGACAACGATGCTGTAGACATACAGGGGCTTGCCTCTTACATTATCACCACCATGGGCAAGATGTGTGCACCTGTTAGGGATGAAGAAATCAAGAAACTACGGGACAGATCAGATAACATTGCGACAATGTTCAG AGAGATCTTCCGTGTGATGGACCTAATGAAGGCGGACATGGTCAACTTCACCATCGATAATCTGAGGCCTGTCCTGCAGAAACAGAGTGTTGAATATGAGAGGGAAAAGTTCCAGAGAATCCTTGAAAAAACACCTG GTGCTTTGGACCACACAACTGCCTGGATCAAATCCTCACTGGATGAGCTGCTGTCGGCCACCATCCCCACACAGCAGACTAATGGTCAGGGGAAAGGGCAGCGAGCGATGCCTGGGCCCTTCCAAGTCCTCAATGTGGCCTTCCTCCACATCCTCACATGGGACTACGATAAGAGCCCATTGCCTGAG ACCTTGATGACAGATGAGACACGTCTCCGAGAGATTCAATGGCAGCTCCAGCGGTGTCAGGCAGTGAATGAAGTGCTGCTCATCGTCTATAGCACTATTGGTGGGCCTATCCAGGGTCTGTCCTCCCTGTCTGACCGGCTGAAAAGGATGACCAGTGTGCTGCTGGATGGGATGCACAGCCC ACACTTTAAAATGGAAGAGGCACTAGAGGGTGTCAGTGCTCAGATCTGCTGTGAGCTCAACAAGTCTTTAACAGAGAGGAACTACCCAACACTGACCCCAGCATTACAGGCCACCCTCACAGGCCAGATCTGTAGCATCACCCAGAAGGACAACCCCATCCGCACTTTAGTTG AGGACCGTGTGCAGCAGTACTTCATGGCACTCATCTGTGATCCTAAACCCCAGGCCAAACTTGAACAGGTACCAGCTGGCTTGACTGCCATAAAACCTGAACTAGCGTTGATGGGATCAAAGTTCATCTCCATGGTCAACTACAACAAGACTGTCTATGGACCTTTCTATGCGGATATCATCAGGAAGCTGATGTTCAGCAGTAGCCCACCAGCAACAAACCCTCCTCAGGACACCGCCCAAGACTCTGTCACCACTTCTTAA